TCAAAGGAAAGATCGAGCCCGCCGGTCGTTTCTGCCCACGTTTGGAAATATTCGCCCTGCAACGACAGCGGCCCAGACGTGAGGACGGACTCCACATTCGAGAGATAAACATCCGTCGCCGCAAAGTTGCCGGTATCGACGTAATTCGGCGCCAGATGCGCTTCCGGCCGCGAGCGGAAGCGCACGGTATTGTCCTCGGGATCGATGAGACCGCCGCCGACCCCCAGGTGCCAGTAGCGCCGCCCGCCGGACGCCTCGTCATACCAGGGCAAACCAGTCAATCGGCCCATAAAGTGCGTGTTGCTGTCGAAACTGTCTCCATCGCCCTTGTCGTTCTTGTCATCGACAAACACGCCCGCGGACCACGTCATGCGTTCGTTAAAGAGAGTGTTGCGAAACAGACCGCCGACATTGCGGCCCGGAGAGAATGCTTCGATGGGCAACGACCGTTCGAGAAGCGTGATGTAATTGTCGCTGGTATTCTGCTCGAGGCTGAAGGGCTCGTACATCTGGCCCACTTGCAGTGTTCCGACATAGGGAATCTGGTTCAGCCCCACGTACACGTCGGCGAACTTCAAACTCGATCCGGCGAAATCGATCTGAGTCTTGTAAATGACCGGCAGGCCCGCATTGATCTCCCCGCTCGTATAAAGACGGACTCGCCGAAACTCTGTCGAAGCCGAGGCATCACCGACCACGGACTCAGTCGCGGCGTCCTGGTCGAACACCGCCATGTCATATTGAATGCGGCCGCCGAACCTTCCTTTGAAGGTCTTCCCATCGCCGGCTTCGAACTGCAGTCCCTCCTTCCAGAAGAGACGGAGGTCCGCGCCGGATTTGAGTTTGGCGTCGGCCTTTGCCGACTCCGCCGACCTGGGTGTTGCGGTGGGGGAAGTGCTCTGGGCTGAAGCTGGGGCTGCGGGCGCCTTGCCTTTGAGTTCCTTGATTAACTGCATCAACTCTTCGTTTTGCTTTTGAAGCTGCTGGACCGCCTTTTCCAGCTTCTCGATTCTCTCCGCGTCCGGCCGTTGCGCAGCCGGCGTGTCCGACTGGGCGAACGCCGCACCTTGGCCGCAGTTCAAGACTCCGAGCGTCAGGAGCGTCAGAATTCCTTTCTCGACCAGTTTGTACAGGAGCGTATCGGAGGATAGCGCTTGCGCCGGGTTGAGGAAGCTGGCGGAAGCCGATTCACCAAGGCCGCCGGCCAGCAACTTACGAAGCTGCTTTCGTTGCATGGTTCCCTTTCTGTTGTGCTGAGTGTTTCCCGGCCCGCTTTTTCAAACTCGGATCAGCCCGGAAAGGCTCGTCACGATCTGAAACGTAGGCCGGCTTGATGGCGAGCTTATGGCAAAAGCGTTACGATTGTGTGACAAATCTTCCGCCTGGGATCGCGAAGGAGAAATCAGGACTTTCAGCGTGATTCTTAATCTTAATCGTAATCCTAATCTTACTCTTATACCAAAAAGCGCTTGGGTCTGAACGATTAGGATTAGGATTGGGACTAAGAGCGTGTCCGAAAATTCCGCGGGGTCCTGTTTTCGCGCCAAAGGCCGGATGGCGAGGCGCGACGAAGGAGAATATCCTCCCTGGATCTTCGACTGAGGAGCAACGAAGCCAGGCGGCCTTTGGCGCGAAAACCCTCCGGGCGGCGGGTCTTTTGTCCGTGGCCTGCGTTGGCTCGGTCCTTACAGCCCGCGTTGGGGATGCTCGGACCTCGCCGCCTTGGCCACAGCCAAAATCCCTCGCCGCAGGACCCCGCGCAATTTTCGGACACGCTCTAAGATTAGGAGCAGGAGAACTCCACAGGCTTAATTCAATCGCAGTGGGCCCTCTCCCTTGTATTTTAGCCACTGAAAGCAGCGAAGAACCGGCGGCCTTCGTCACTGATTGGAGCAGCCATGCTCCCGCGGATTGGAATGACAACCAAGGAATCCGACGCGTGGCGTCAGTAGCCGAGGTCGGCTTTGCGATTTTCGGCCGTGGGCAAAGGCTCTTTCTTGGCGGTAATGGCAGCCTGGCCGGCCTCCTTGAGGCGCTTGGATTCGGTCGCGTTGAATTCGGTGCTCGCCTGGAATTCGTCCGGCACCGCGCTGTCCGCGTAGATCGCTTCCACGGGACATTCCGCCACACACGCCGTGCAATCGATGCATTCGTCAGGATGGATCACCAACTGGTTGTCGAGTTCGTAGAAGCAGGCGACCGGGCAAACTTCAACGCAATCGGTAAACTTGCACCCATCGCATTTCGAGGTGACGACGTGAGCCATAACAGTAATTTGGTTTGGTTTCGATTAAATCCGCCGCGATGGTTTATCGGACGCATCGAATTTGCAACACGAAAGCTGGGCTGGGGGTATCCCCACTGCGAAGCTTTCCTTCGAGGGCATTGGCTCGGCCGTTTTGGCTATCAAGGAGTTCCAACAGTGCGTTTTGGCAATTCCCAATTTTTTCACAGCTTCTGAGGGGTTACATCGCGGAAAACTTTCGCCTTGGCTTGTAGGTCGAGAATCCCGACTCTTCGCACCGATTTGTCCGCAAACCCATTGAAGTCAGTATGGCCGCAAACAAATTCTCGAATCGAAATCCAACCCGGCAAAACACCCGGCGCGAGTTCTTGCGCGATGGCACGTGGGGATTGACCAATCTCAAGGAACACAAAGCCGGCGCCGTCGTCTTCAAGTCGGGCCGCTTCGACATCATTCTGGAGCGCGGATAGTGGGGCGCTGCTGATGAAACGCGACAGTTTGGGCAAGCATTTGGGTCTGGGTTTTGCCATCGCGCTGGCGCTTTATCTGGTCGCTTACCCGTGGATCGAGCACCGGCGCAACGTGAATGGTCCCTGGCGCGTCCGGTTTCAAACGGACGCGCAGTCTGAGCCGAGCATTTCGATCGCGCACGAGAAATTCGGCATCTCGAATCTCACCTTCATTTTCGCGGGCGAGCGCCTGGCGCAATCCCACCTCACAAACACGGTCGTGTTCGATTCGCCTGCCACCAACGTGCCCTTTGGGAAAGTCGTCTTCCTCGACACGACCTTTCTGCCCGGCACCGTGACGTTCGAGTTGTTCGGGCACGAGATCGAATTGCTGCCGCGGACGCTGGTGGTGAATCTGAAGGAAGTTCCTTGGAAATCGGACGCGACCTTCCGGCTCTCGGAACAGGACAAACCCAGACCGTAGAATAGCCAATAGCCAATAGCCAATAGGCGTTAGGCGTCCGGCGATTGGCAACTGGCGGATGACGCTGAAGTCCAAGTCAGTCCAAATGATCGGAACGGACAAGTCGAACCCTCACGAGCCCGGCGAAGGATGCTTGATGGTTTCCGCAAACTTCTGGAAAAACTCCCCGGCCAGTTTCTTCGCCGCCGCTTCCACGACGCGCGAACCGACCGCAGCGATCAGCCCGCCGACCTGGACGTTTGCGGTGTAGCTCAGCTTGGTTCCGCCGCCTTCTTCTTTCAGTTCGATCACCGAACTGCCTTTGACGAAACCCGGGGCGCCTTTGCCTTCCATGTGCAGCGTGAACTTGTGCGGCGGCTGCTGGTCGGTCAGTTTGACCTTTCCGACGTAACTCCCTTTGACCGACGCGATGCCAAGCTTGAGATGAGCGTTGTATTCGTCGGTTCCGGTCTTCTCCATTTTCTCGCAGCCGGGGATGACCCGTTGGAGAACTGACGGATTGATCAACGCTTCAAACACGCGGGCGGGCGGCGCCGAGAGAGTGCAGGTTCCCTGAACATTCATGAGGCGGCACGTTTACCAAATCCCGGTCGCGCCTTCAATTGAAAGCATCCGCCGCACTGGTGGTGGTGGTGGTGGCAGTGAAAAGTCCCCAAAACCGTTTCAGCTAGAGTCAAACAGTGTCATGCTTCGGACTGTCGCGACCGAGAGAATCGACTGATGTAAATCTGACCTATGTCTGTGAGAACGAAAGCGGAAGTCCTCTTAGCGTTTCTGGAATATCGCGCTTTTTATGGAGAACCGTTGTTTCAGGTGTGGGGACAACCTGGGATTCTTGTCCATGCTCTCTATCGAGCGTTTCGAGAATGGGACGTGAAGCTGGATTCGGTCTATGGCGATCACAGCTCCTGCGTTGTTGATTTGTCGGCCAGTTATGTGGATACGCTCTTTCTTCGGATGACGCGGACTTTTGGGGGGTGCGTTCGATTGGAGGAACTCGCTCAAGAATTGGCAGAAGATCAAACACGAGTTTTGGAGATTCTAGAGTTGGAAACGGATTGACATGACAACCTATCAACGAAGCCACTCATCGGTTCATGCTCGCTGAGGCCTACTCAAACGGACATATCAAGTCCATAAATGATGTGAAAGGGCTTCGGAGCAAGTTCAGCGTTATTTCGACGCTGACTGAATATTGGCGAAATCCGGAGAGAATCCTATCCCTGAATCTACTGTTTCTCGCAACCGAAGAGTCAGTCCTCAGCCGTGCGCAGGATGAGCGTTCCTCCACTCACTTGCTCACCAATGATTCCATGGTCGTTGCCTGCATGAGGCTGTACGGAATCTCCCAATTGGCCTCGGCAGACGGAGATTTTGAACGAGCCGGCGGAATCACGGTGTACTGTCCGGATGATCCAGCCCAGGCGAGTGTTGGGGTTGTCTCCAACTGACCGGTTTTGGCGGCCGTCTGGCCGATCTGAGTGGGCCACGCTAAAGCAGCCTCCGGTTCAAGTGAGCACAGACTGACATGAATTCTGATGAGCACCGTCACCTGTGCGACGGCAGCGCGAAGGCCACGTAGGCGTCGCCGCTCTTGGTTCCCATTTTTCCCCCGCCGCACGCGATCACGACGTGCTGCCGCCCGTTCACCATGTAGGTCGCCGGAGTTGCGTATCCGCCGGCAGGCAGCTTCGCCCGCCAGAGAATCTTGCCGGTGCGGCGGTCGAACGCGCGGATCATTTCATCCCTGCTGGCCGCGATGAAAACCAATCCTCCGGCGGTGACCACCGGTCCGCCGTAGTTCTCCGTGCCGGTCAGCGGGATGCTTTGCGCGATCAATTCGGGGACTTCGCCCAGCGGCACGCGCCATTTGTATTCGCCGGTATTCAGGTCGATGGCGTTGAGGGTGCCCCAGGGCGGCTTCAAAACCGGATAGCCATTCGTGTCGAGCCAGCGATTGTAGCCGGTGTGCCCGTACGGAACCCGCCCCAGCACATCCTGGCCGGACAACTCCTCGCTGCGGCCGGACACCGGAGCGTTTGCCGTTCCACCCAACAATAAGTCCGCGACCGATTTCTTCTGCTCCGGCGAAAGGAACGCGAACGACGGCATCACGCCTTTGCCGGTGTCGAGCAATTTGAGGATTTCATCCGGCTTCAACTTCTTCTCCACGCCCACGAGCGTCGGCACGTTTTGCGCGGCGTTGCCTTCGCGTTTGAGGCCGTGGCACGCGGCGCAGATCTGCATGTAAATCTGTTCGCCGCTGGCCGATCCTCCGCTCCCCGTCCGGCGCGTTTCAACCATCGTGAGAATCCAGGGCATTTCGTTGCCGTTCACATACAGGACGCCGTCCGGATCGACCGCGGCGCCGCCCCACTCCGCGCCGCCGTCGAAGCCGGGAAGAATAATCGTGCCTTCCTTGCTGGGCGGCATGAACGGCGTGTGGGGACGCACTTTGACGAACGTCTCCAATGCGGCGCGGTGCGATTCGGGCGAAATGTCCGTGAGCTCATTCGCCGTGAACAATTGGCGCGAGAACGGGGCGGGCTTGAGCGGCACCGGTTGCGTCGGCCAGGCGGATTCGCCCTGCAAATCGGAGGGCGGCACGCGCCGCTCTGCGATCGGGAACAACGGTCCGCCCGTTTCGCGGTCGAACACGAACACGTGCCCGGACTTGGTCACCTGCGCGACGGCGTCGATCTTTTTGCCGTTGCGCCGAACGGTGATCAGATTGGGCGGCGCGGGCAGATCGCGGTCCCAGAGGTCATGATGCACGAATTGAAAATGCCAGACGCGCTGCCCGGTGTTGGCGTCGAGCGCCAGGAGGCAGTTCGCGAAAAGATTTTGCCCGATGCGATTTCCGCCCCAGAAATCGAACGCGGCCGAGCCCGTCGGACAGAACAGCAAACCCCGCCGTTCGTCCACCGCCATGCCCGTCCAGACGTTCGCCCCGCCGATGTAAGCCCACGCATCGGGCGGCCAGGTCTCATATCCGAACTCGCCCGGATGCGGAATGGTGTTGAAACGCCAGACGATTCTTCCGGTGCGAATATCGTAGGCGCGAATGTGGCCCGGCGCGGCGGGTCCGGGGCCTTCCCCAACCCGCATCGGCATGAAAAGCAGATGACGATACACCGCGCCCGGCGTGGTGGAATTCAGCGACAACTTGCTCGCATCGCGGCCGAGGCCCTCCTTAATATCGACGCGGCCGTTTTGTCCGAAGCCCTCGATGACCTTTCCCGATTCGGCGTTGACGGCGTAGAGGAAATGATCCGCGGTGAACAGAATTCGCTTGTCGGTGCCGTCGGCCCAATAGACGACGCCACGGCTGACGCCGATGGGGTTCGCGTTGCGCGTTCCGGCGAAGGGATCGAAGCGCCAGAGTTCTTTGCCGGTCGCCGCGTCGAGCGCGATGAGTTTCAAACCGGCGGTCGTCCCGTAAAGCACGCCGCCGATGACGAGCGGATTGCACTGGATTTGAGAACGGTTGTCGGCGCGCCCGTCCCCGGAGCGATACGTCCAGGCGACTTCAAGCCGCTGGACATTGCGTCGCGTGATTTGTTTGAGCGTCGAATAATGCGTGCTGCCGGCGTCGCCGAGATAGACGGGCCAGTTTTGGTCGGCAGCAAAAAGAGTGGCACTGGAGAGGGTCCAAGCGACGGCCAAGCGGAAAGGGATGCTCATGATTCCCCTGAGGAAAACGGCACCGCTTCCGCAAATCAAGCGTCGGGTGGTGACCCGATACGGCGAGGAATCTACGCTTCACCAACGCGTCCAGCATCCACAGGCGCGGCTGCGAGTCGCGGTGCCATCAGATGAATCACCAGGAGCGCCGCCAAATAAGCCGAACCCGCGATGATGAAGATCGGCACATAGCTGCCGGTGCGCTGCAGAATCTCGCCGACGACGAGCGCGATCAACATGCCGCCGACCGCTCCCGCCATCCCGCCAATGCCGACGACCGAACCGACGGCGCGCTTCGGAAACATATCCGAGGCGAGCGTGAACATGTTCGCCGACCAGCCTTGGTGAGCAGCCGCAGCGAGCGAGACCAGCGCCACGGCCACCCAAAGGCTCGAAGCTTCGGCGGCGAAAATGATCGGCACGACCGACAGCGCGCAGATCAGCATCGCGGTTTTGCGCGCGGCGTTGACGCTCCAACCGCGCTTGATCAACGCCGAGGAAATCCAACCGCCGCCGATACTGCCGACGTCCGCTACCAGATAAATCACCACCAGCGGGAGTCCGATGGATTTTAGATCCAGACCGTGGTTGCGATTGAGAAAATCCGGAATCCAGAAAAGGTAAAGCCACCAAATGGGATCCGTCATGAACTTGCCCACGGCGAAAGCCCAGGTCTGCCGATGCGGAAACAGCCTGGCCCAGGCGATGGGATTTGTGGGCTCAACGGGATCGCTGTGAATGTAGGCGAGTTCGGCCGGGGAAAGACGCGGGTGCTCGCCCGGCGGCCGGTAAATCCAGAGCCACCACGCGACCCACAGGAAACCGGTCAGCCCCGTGGCGATGAAAGCCCACGCCCAACCCCACTGCAGCGTGATCCACGGCACGACCAACGGCGTGACCAACGCGCCGACGTTTGTGCCGGCGTTGAAGATTCCCGTGGCGAGCGCGCGCTCCTTTTTCGGGAACCATTCCGCGACGGTCTTGATCGCGGCCGGGAAATTGCCCGCCTCTCCGATGCCGAGGGCGAAGCGCGCAAGGGCAAAGCCCGCCGCGGCTCCGGACAGCAGGATGACGGACAAACCTGTGGTGGCATCCAGATTGATGGTCGGCAATTTCAAGGCTGGGAACCAATCCGCTCCGGCGTGGCCCACTGCGGCGACGCTCCACAGCACCACGGCGATCGTGAATCCGCGGCGCGTGCCGATTTTGTCCATCACGCGTCCGGCCAGCAGCAGACCGATGGCGTAGGCAAGCTGGAAGCTGAAAACGATGGCCGCGTAAATGCGTTCGTCCTGCCAATCGAATTCCTTCACCAACGTCGGCTTCAAGATGCCGATCACCTGGCGGTCGAGGTAATTGATCGTCGCGGCAAAGAACAGCAACGCGCAGATAACCCAGCGGTAATAGCCGATGCGGGGTGGGTGCATGCGCGGAGATTAGGATTCACGCGATTCAATGTCACCTGATGTCTTTGGTTTTGCATTCGCTCAGCAAAGGTGGGGCGAGGACTTCTGCCGAGCCAATGCCATCGAAGAAAAGCTCCGCAGGAGCCTCGCCCCACCGTCGTTGATTGAGGGGATACTCCCGTTTCTGGATTACCCTTGAGACCGACCTGTCCTCTCGTTAACCTCCTCGCATGGCCAAAATGCAAATTCCCCTGCGTAGTCTCTCGGTCGCCGCTCTATTTCTGTCCTTGCTGACCGCATCGCCCGGCGCGCAAGCGCAGGAAAAGAAGGTGGTTCGTCCAGCGCGCCCTGGGCAACCCGCAACCGAGACCGCGCCCGCCAGACCAGGATTGATCAGTCCCGGCGTCATGGTCGGCGACGTTCTGTTTCAAGCAGGCCAGGGCAGTCGCGATCCTAAAACCGGACAGCACCCCGAAGGCTTCGAAGCCCAGGTCAAACAGGCCTTGGAGAATCTCGGCGCCGTGCTCCAGGCCGCGGGCCTCGACTTCTCGCACGTCGTGAAGGCAAATGTCTATCTGACCGACATCAAAAACTTTTCCAGGATGAACGATGTCTATCGCACTTATTTCAAATCCGATCCTCCCGCGCGCACGACGATCGCGGTTCCAGCGCTGCCGGGCGACTCACACGTCGAGATCACGTTCATCGCGTCGCGGAACCGCCGCGAAGTAATCCGCCCGGATGGCCTGAAACCCATCGTCAACGCGCCCTACAGCATGGGCGTCATGGCCGGAGACACGCTTTACCTGTCCGGCCAGGGCAGCGTCGATCCAAAGACGGGCCAACTCGTCCAAGGCCCAATTGAAGCGCACGTGAAGCAGACGCTGGAGAACTGCGGCGCGATCCTCAAGGCGGCGGGAATGGATTTCTCGAATGTGGTGACCGCGAACGTCTTTTTGTCGGACATGGGGAATTTCGAAAAGATGAATCAGGTCTATCGCAGCTATTTCAAAGCCGATCCGCCTTCGCGAACCACGGTCGGCGTCGCTGCACTCCCGGGAGAAACTCCGGTCGAAATCACCTTCGTCGCCCATCGCGAAGCCAAAAAAGCGATCACGCCGGAAGGCGTGAAGCCGAGCGCGAATTTCAGCCAGGCGATTCAGGCCGGTGGCTTTCTCTATCCCGCGGGCAAGGTCGGTTCCGGCGACGGCATTGAAGCGCAGACGAAATCGGCGATGGAAGGCCTGGGCGCCGTGCTCAAGGCGGGCGGACGCGATTTCTCGGACGTCGTCGAAGCGAAAGTTTATCTCACCGACATCAGCGACTATTCCAAAATGAACGAAGTCTATCGGAGCTTCTTCAAAACGGACCCGCCGGCCCGGACGTGCATCGCGATTTCAAAGTTGGTCGGCACGGCGAAGGTCGAGATTACCTTGATTGCT
The Verrucomicrobiota bacterium DNA segment above includes these coding regions:
- a CDS encoding porin, which produces MQRKQLRKLLAGGLGESASASFLNPAQALSSDTLLYKLVEKGILTLLTLGVLNCGQGAAFAQSDTPAAQRPDAERIEKLEKAVQQLQKQNEELMQLIKELKGKAPAAPASAQSTSPTATPRSAESAKADAKLKSGADLRLFWKEGLQFEAGDGKTFKGRFGGRIQYDMAVFDQDAATESVVGDASASTEFRRVRLYTSGEINAGLPVIYKTQIDFAGSSLKFADVYVGLNQIPYVGTLQVGQMYEPFSLEQNTSDNYITLLERSLPIEAFSPGRNVGGLFRNTLFNERMTWSAGVFVDDKNDKGDGDSFDSNTHFMGRLTGLPWYDEASGGRRYWHLGVGGGLIDPEDNTVRFRSRPEAHLAPNYVDTGNFAATDVYLSNVESVLTSGPLSLQGEYFQTWAETTGGLDLSFDGFYVYGSWFLTGEHRPYKKREGIIDRVKPLRNFSFGKEGWGALELAARYSRLDLNDQGIAGGRLADYTGGLNWYFNPNARLMLNYIYSDLDRNRTEGHAHSFQTRFQVDF
- a CDS encoding ferredoxin family protein, with the translated sequence MAHVVTSKCDGCKFTDCVEVCPVACFYELDNQLVIHPDECIDCTACVAECPVEAIYADSAVPDEFQASTEFNATESKRLKEAGQAAITAKKEPLPTAENRKADLGY
- a CDS encoding carbon monoxide dehydrogenase subunit G, encoding MNVQGTCTLSAPPARVFEALINPSVLQRVIPGCEKMEKTGTDEYNAHLKLGIASVKGSYVGKVKLTDQQPPHKFTLHMEGKGAPGFVKGSSVIELKEEGGGTKLSYTANVQVGGLIAAVGSRVVEAAAKKLAGEFFQKFAETIKHPSPGS
- a CDS encoding PIN domain-containing protein, encoding MLAEAYSNGHIKSINDVKGLRSKFSVISTLTEYWRNPERILSLNLLFLATEESVLSRAQDERSSTHLLTNDSMVVACMRLYGISQLASADGDFERAGGITVYCPDDPAQASVGVVSN
- a CDS encoding c-type cytochrome; protein product: MSIPFRLAVAWTLSSATLFAADQNWPVYLGDAGSTHYSTLKQITRRNVQRLEVAWTYRSGDGRADNRSQIQCNPLVIGGVLYGTTAGLKLIALDAATGKELWRFDPFAGTRNANPIGVSRGVVYWADGTDKRILFTADHFLYAVNAESGKVIEGFGQNGRVDIKEGLGRDASKLSLNSTTPGAVYRHLLFMPMRVGEGPGPAAPGHIRAYDIRTGRIVWRFNTIPHPGEFGYETWPPDAWAYIGGANVWTGMAVDERRGLLFCPTGSAAFDFWGGNRIGQNLFANCLLALDANTGQRVWHFQFVHHDLWDRDLPAPPNLITVRRNGKKIDAVAQVTKSGHVFVFDRETGGPLFPIAERRVPPSDLQGESAWPTQPVPLKPAPFSRQLFTANELTDISPESHRAALETFVKVRPHTPFMPPSKEGTIILPGFDGGAEWGGAAVDPDGVLYVNGNEMPWILTMVETRRTGSGGSASGEQIYMQICAACHGLKREGNAAQNVPTLVGVEKKLKPDEILKLLDTGKGVMPSFAFLSPEQKKSVADLLLGGTANAPVSGRSEELSGQDVLGRVPYGHTGYNRWLDTNGYPVLKPPWGTLNAIDLNTGEYKWRVPLGEVPELIAQSIPLTGTENYGGPVVTAGGLVFIAASRDEMIRAFDRRTGKILWRAKLPAGGYATPATYMVNGRQHVVIACGGGKMGTKSGDAYVAFALPSHR
- a CDS encoding MFS transporter, with the protein product MHPPRIGYYRWVICALLFFAATINYLDRQVIGILKPTLVKEFDWQDERIYAAIVFSFQLAYAIGLLLAGRVMDKIGTRRGFTIAVVLWSVAAVGHAGADWFPALKLPTINLDATTGLSVILLSGAAAGFALARFALGIGEAGNFPAAIKTVAEWFPKKERALATGIFNAGTNVGALVTPLVVPWITLQWGWAWAFIATGLTGFLWVAWWLWIYRPPGEHPRLSPAELAYIHSDPVEPTNPIAWARLFPHRQTWAFAVGKFMTDPIWWLYLFWIPDFLNRNHGLDLKSIGLPLVVIYLVADVGSIGGGWISSALIKRGWSVNAARKTAMLICALSVVPIIFAAEASSLWVAVALVSLAAAAHQGWSANMFTLASDMFPKRAVGSVVGIGGMAGAVGGMLIALVVGEILQRTGSYVPIFIIAGSAYLAALLVIHLMAPRLAAAPVDAGRVGEA